The genomic stretch CTGGCCAAGATCGATGGTGGCGCGCTGACCATTGCTCCAGCTCAGGTCGAGCAGGGCTGGGCCGGAGGCTGTGGCCGAGATCAGCGAGTGTTGCTCTTCCGCGCCCATCATGGATTCAGCTCGTTCCATTTGCTCAACAGCTGGTCCTGCCGATCACCTGCCCAGGCGATGGCGGCAGCCAGCGATTTGGGATCATAGACGCCTATGATCACTTCCAAGGTGGAGATTGCAACCGAGCAACGCCAGCCTCGACCCTCCACGTGAAAGTGCGGCACGCCGTGATCACGCCCATAGACCGCGATTTTCCAGGCCGGAGCGCGGTGCAGCGTCACCATGGCGTCTAGCTCTCACCGGTTCAGGCTGAGGTGGTTGATCAGGTCGGTGCGGGTGATCAGGCCCACGAACCGCTCGCCGTCCAGCACGATGGCCACCCGGTCTCGGTCGAACACAGGGATCAGGGCGTCCAGCGGCTCCTTGACCTGAAGCGTGTCCAGATCGCGCGTCATGGCCGAGGCCACCGGCTTGGCGAACCGTTCCTTGCGGGTGATCTCGTCGGTGTTCATCACCTGGATCAGGTCGCTCTCGTCCAGGATGCCGACCAGGCGGCCGTCCTCGATGATCGGCAGCTGGGACACGTCGGCGCCCTTCATCCGCTTGAAGGCGGTGTCCAGGGTGTCACCCGGACCGGCGACAACCACGTCGCCCTTCTCGTATTTGCGGTTGATCAGGTCCGACAGGTCGCCGTGCAACTCGCGCTCGCCCAGGCCCTGATCCGCCAGCCAGGCGTCGTTATAGACCTTGGACAGGTACTTGGCCCCGGTGTCGCAGACGAAGGTGACGCAGGTCTTGGCTTCAGTCTGCTCGCGGCACCAGCGCAGGGCCGAGGCGATCAGGGTGCCCGAGGACGACCCCGCCAGGATGCCTTCCTTCAGCAGCAGTTCGCGCGCCGTGGCGATCGCCTCCGCGTCCGGGATCGAATAGGCCTTGTCGATCAGGCTCATGTCCGCCGTATCGGGCACGAAGTTCTGGCCGATGCCCTCGACCGTATAGCTGCCGTCCGGGCCGGGCACGCCGTCGTTGACGATACCGGCCAGAGTCGATCCGACCGGATCGGCCAGGACAATCTGGGCCTTGGAGCCGACGCTTTTGAGATAGCGCGCCACGCCGGTGATCGTCCCGCCCGAGCCGATGCCGGCGACGAAGGCGTCGATGTCGCCCCCCGTCTGCTCCCAGATCTCCGGCCCCGTCGTCTTCACATGGGCGTCGGCGTTCGAATGGTTGGCGAACTGGTTGACGTAATAGGCGCCGGGAATGGCCTGAGACAGACGCTCGGCCATATCGGTGTAATATTCCGGGTGTCCGTGCGGCACGTCCGAACGGGTCAGGCGAACATCGGCGCCCATGGCCCTGAGATGCTGGATCTTTTCCTTAGACATCTTGTCCGGAATGACCAGCAGCACCTTATAGCCCCGCGCCCGGCCGACCAGGGTCAGGGCCAGGCCCGTATTGCCCGCCGTCGCCTCGACAATGGTGCCGCCTTCCTTCAGCCAGCCTTCCTTCTCAGCCGCATCCAGCATCTCGACGGCGATCCGGTCCTTAATCGACCCGCCGGGGTTCTGGGACTCCAGTTTCAACAGCAGCCGGCACTTGCCGGTGTCGATCTTGGTCACCTCCACCATCGGCGTCTTGCCGATCAGATCCAGCGGCGACTTGACGGTCGCGCTTAGGGCGGGGGCGTTCAGGGACATCGAAGACTCCGGTTCAGGACCAGCAGAAGCTGAAGCCCCGCACGCACTCGGTCAAATCACGCAAGATTTGACCGGCCACTCCGGTTCCCTGCGCGCCATTGGGGCATGACTGGCGGTCTAGACCGAGAATGGCTATATTTATGGCCATAGTCGGAGAGCGATCATGGCCGCATACAGCGTCGCCGAGGCCAAGAACACTCTGCCTCGGTTGCTCGACAAAGCCATTGAGGGGGAGAAGGTCATCATCACCCGCCACGGGAAACCGGTGGCTGAAATCCGCTCTCTTCCCACCGAACGGACGCCGATGTCCCACGCACAAAGACTGGCGCTGATCGACGACTTCGCAAAGCGCCGCCAAGCCCTGCCTCCGCTCGATATCTCCGCCGCCGATCTGATCCGTCAGATGCGCGACGAAGGCGTATGAGCTTCTATTTCGACGCGAGCGTCCTGCTCGCCCTGCTGCTCAACGAACCTGCGGCCGAGTCCATCGACCGCTTTATGCGTGGCCATGTCCAGACAATCAGCGTCAGCACCCTGTGCACTGCGGAATGTTCGGCCGCAATTTCAGGGCTGGTGCGGATGCGACGCCGTTCGGAGGCCGAGGTGACGATCCTGCTCCAGCGTTTGGACGACTGGATCGACGCCTTTGGCGCCCGCGCGGCGATACTGGATGCCGACATAGAAGACGCCTGCCTCCTCGTGCGTCGTTTTGACCTGAAGCTCCGGACGCCTGACGCAATCCACATTGCCGTCGCAAGACGGCTGAATGCACAACTCATCACACTCGATCACCCCATGGCGCAGGCGGCGACCCTGCTGAACCTGAACTGCATAAATCCCGCCGACACCTCGGCGAAATGAAAGACTGAATTGACCAAACCTACCCAGAGGCCGCCCGCCGGTCTCCCCGACAAAGACACCCTCCTCGCCTTCCTGCGCGAGGCCGGATC from Brevundimonas sp. SL130 encodes the following:
- a CDS encoding DUF4160 domain-containing protein, which produces MVTLHRAPAWKIAVYGRDHGVPHFHVEGRGWRCSVAISTLEVIIGVYDPKSLAAAIAWAGDRQDQLLSKWNELNP
- a CDS encoding cystathionine beta-synthase, which encodes MSLNAPALSATVKSPLDLIGKTPMVEVTKIDTGKCRLLLKLESQNPGGSIKDRIAVEMLDAAEKEGWLKEGGTIVEATAGNTGLALTLVGRARGYKVLLVIPDKMSKEKIQHLRAMGADVRLTRSDVPHGHPEYYTDMAERLSQAIPGAYYVNQFANHSNADAHVKTTGPEIWEQTGGDIDAFVAGIGSGGTITGVARYLKSVGSKAQIVLADPVGSTLAGIVNDGVPGPDGSYTVEGIGQNFVPDTADMSLIDKAYSIPDAEAIATARELLLKEGILAGSSSGTLIASALRWCREQTEAKTCVTFVCDTGAKYLSKVYNDAWLADQGLGERELHGDLSDLINRKYEKGDVVVAGPGDTLDTAFKRMKGADVSQLPIIEDGRLVGILDESDLIQVMNTDEITRKERFAKPVASAMTRDLDTLQVKEPLDALIPVFDRDRVAIVLDGERFVGLITRTDLINHLSLNR
- a CDS encoding type II toxin-antitoxin system Phd/YefM family antitoxin, which gives rise to MAAYSVAEAKNTLPRLLDKAIEGEKVIITRHGKPVAEIRSLPTERTPMSHAQRLALIDDFAKRRQALPPLDISAADLIRQMRDEGV
- a CDS encoding type II toxin-antitoxin system VapC family toxin; amino-acid sequence: MSFYFDASVLLALLLNEPAAESIDRFMRGHVQTISVSTLCTAECSAAISGLVRMRRRSEAEVTILLQRLDDWIDAFGARAAILDADIEDACLLVRRFDLKLRTPDAIHIAVARRLNAQLITLDHPMAQAATLLNLNCINPADTSAK